The Gloeobacter morelensis MG652769 genome contains the following window.
CCCACTGTGCGGATGCGGGCCGTGGTGCCGACCACCCGCGTGCAATCTGCCACAGCCTGCGAGAGCGTTGGCACGATACGGGCGCCTTCCAGCACATCCGCCGCGTGCACAGCCATATGGCGCGCCTCTTCGTCCTCGGGCGAACACTCGGGGGCCACCAGCCACAACTCGGAGAGATCAAAATTTTTCATCACCCGGGCAATGGCTCCCAGGTTCCGTGCCCCCTGTGGTGCCACCAGGACGATGCGGACGTTCAAATGTGCTGGATCGTACTCCTGTTTGGGCATCCTACACCAGATCTGCATTTCGCCACATGCGTTTCGCCACATCGTTCAATTCCATCCCTGCATCTCGATGAGGTCCGCGCACAAATCGCCAAGCGCTTCTGGGCGTCGCAAAGCTGATTCCTTTTCTCACCCGCAATCGGAGGCCGATTCAAAAGCGACAGCGACAGCCCTCAGGGCGTCGGCTCAGAATTGCAGTGCCCCTCGCGCCCCTCGGGGCTTGCTACCGGGTTCATAGAGGCAGATGGTGCACTACGGCCAATCGACGGAAGTCGACAAGGGGTTCCCACAGCGCCGAGACCGCGCTGCACCAGCGCTCTTACCCTGGCAAGACGCAGTTCTTCGATGTCCAGGTCTCGCTCGATTGCCAGAAGCGCCTCGTCGTCGATGAGCCCTTCGGCCCGCAATTGCAGAACCCGCTCCCGTTCGGCGGCAAGGAGCCGGTGCTGCAGCTCGGCTTCGATGGCGAGCTTGCAGGTGAGGTGGATACTGCTCTCCGCCACAACCTCCTCGGCGTAGATGCGCAACCGGTCGGCGTAATGCTGCCGCATCGCGGCAACCAGGGGCGTGGCTGCACACTCAGCGGGCCGTTCGCGTACCAGGGTGTCGATGCAGGCGAGGGCGGCAGCCGCCGCCTGCTGGCGGGCAAAGCGCTCCTCGCGCTCGCCCTGACCATCGTCACCCAGACCGAGGAGCCGGATCAGGGGGGGCAGAGTGAGCCCCTGCAGGACCAGCGTCACCAGGATGACGCTGAAGGACAGAAACAGAATCAGGTTCCGCTGGGGAAAGGGGGCACCGGAGGCGGTGAGCGTCGGTACGGCGAGGGCCGCCGCGAGCGATACTACGCCCCGCATCCCGGTCCAACCCACGACCAGCACCGGTCGCCAGGCAATGGGGTCGCGCCTGCGAAGACTGGCACTCAACCACCGTGGCCCGTAGGCGAACAAGAACACCCACACGAGGCGCACCAGGATCGCCGCCGCGCTCGCCACGGTGGCGTAGAAGGCCAGGGTGGCGGGGGTGTACTCGGTCAATCCCTCGACGATGGTCGGCAACTGCAGCCCGATCAGGATGAAGGCCAGACCGTTGAGGACGAAGACCACCATGTTCCAGACGGCGATGGCCTGGATCCGGGTGACGGGGCTCATGATTTTTGAGCTGAGCCGACGATGGTAGAGGCCCACGGTGACCGCCGCCAGCACCCCGGAGAGGTGCAACTGCTCCCCGAGCAGGTACGCCCCGTAGGAACCGAGCAGGGTGAGGGCGATTTCCACGGGGGTCTCCTCCACCTGTCGCTGTAGAAAGGCAAGCAGCCAGCCCGCGGCCAGACCCACGGCGACTCCCCCGGTGGCCAGGAGCAAAAACTGAGCCCCGGCTTCGACAGGTGAGAAATGGCCGGTGACGACGGCGGCCACGGCAAAGCGGTAGGCCACCAGGCCCGAGGCATCGTTGACGAGGCTTTCCCCTTCCAGGATCGTTACCACCCGTCGCGGCACCCCCAGCAACTGGGCTATGGAGGTGGCGGCCACCGCGTCCGGCGGTGAGACGATGGCCCCCAGCACCAGGGCCACCGCCCAGGGCATCTCGGGCACCACCACCCGAACGGCGGTGGCCACGGCGAAGGTGGTGGCGAAGACCAGCCCCACGGCCAGCAGCACGATGGGCTGGAGGTTGGCTTTGAAATCGCGCCAGTTGGTGTTCCAGGCAGCGGCGGTCAGCAGCGGCGGCAAAAAAAGAACGAACACCAGTTCCGGCTCCAGTTCGACCTGAGGCAATCCCGGCACCAGACTCAATCCCAGCCCGCCCAGCACAAGCAGGATGGAGTAGGGCACCGAGACTCTGCGGGCAAGGACGAAGAGGGCACAGACAGCGACGAGCAAACCCAGGACGGTTTCGACGGCGTGCATAGAGCGGTAGGTGGCGAACGTGAGCGAGCAGGATCGGCCCGGCTAGTCGCAGGGCATCCAGTCGCTCTTTGCCGTACCGGGTATGCCTCGATGCGACAAAGAGCAAGAGATAAGTAGCGCTTCAGGTTTCCAGGGCGTTCAGGGCCGGCGGCTCGACGGGGGGTTCTGCCGGTCTGGCCGGCGGCTGGGGCTGCTGCTTGAGCTGCTGGCCGTAGTAGAGTAGGGGGATGACCACGAGGGTGAGGGCCGAGGAGGCCATCATGCCGGTGATAATCGTCCAGCCCAACCCCGCCCAGATCGGGTCAAGCAAGATCGGAGCGTTCCCGAGGATGGCCGCCAGACTGGTGAGCAGGATCGGTCGAAAGCGCACCGCCCCGGCTTCGAGAACGGCATGCTTCAGGTTCTCCCCTTCCGCCAGCCGCTTACCGATGAATTCCAGCAGCACGATCGCGTTGCGAACGACCATGCCCGCGAGGGCGATGACACCGATGAGCGAGAGGGCGCTGAAGTAAGCGTGGTTGAGGGCGAAGGCAATCAAAATACCAATCAGAGCCAGGGGAATGCTTCCCAGGATGATAATCGGCACCTGGAAGCTTTTAAACTGCCCCACCAGCAACAGGTAGATCATGAGCATCGCCGCCGAGAGCGCAAGCCCGACGTCGCGGAAAAGGTCCAGCGTAAGCCGCCATTCGCCGTCCCACTCGATGTGGTATCCCTCCGGCAGCGGGTGGCTGGTGAAGTAGGCGAGCTGGTCGAAGACCGCGTAGAGCGAGGAGCGATCCCCCATTTCGCCGTACACGTAGGCCACGGGGCGGTTGTCCTTGTGGAAGATGGGCTGGTCGGCGGCCTCGGTGCCCTGGAGCACCAGTTCGCTCAGGGGAAGGAGGGCACCGGAGGCGGCGGGCAGTTGAATCCGGTTGAGGTCCTCGATGCGCTGCCGGAACTGCGGGGCGAAGCGCACCTGGATGCCCACCGGCAGGATCTCCCCGGGCACCTCGAAGGTGGAAACATCGCTGCCGGAGACGAGCATATTCAGGGTCTGGGCGATG
Protein-coding sequences here:
- a CDS encoding Na+/H+ antiporter, producing the protein MHAVETVLGLLVAVCALFVLARRVSVPYSILLVLGGLGLSLVPGLPQVELEPELVFVLFLPPLLTAAAWNTNWRDFKANLQPIVLLAVGLVFATTFAVATAVRVVVPEMPWAVALVLGAIVSPPDAVAATSIAQLLGVPRRVVTILEGESLVNDASGLVAYRFAVAAVVTGHFSPVEAGAQFLLLATGGVAVGLAAGWLLAFLQRQVEETPVEIALTLLGSYGAYLLGEQLHLSGVLAAVTVGLYHRRLSSKIMSPVTRIQAIAVWNMVVFVLNGLAFILIGLQLPTIVEGLTEYTPATLAFYATVASAAAILVRLVWVFLFAYGPRWLSASLRRRDPIAWRPVLVVGWTGMRGVVSLAAALAVPTLTASGAPFPQRNLILFLSFSVILVTLVLQGLTLPPLIRLLGLGDDGQGEREERFARQQAAAAALACIDTLVRERPAECAATPLVAAMRQHYADRLRIYAEEVVAESSIHLTCKLAIEAELQHRLLAAERERVLQLRAEGLIDDEALLAIERDLDIEELRLARVRALVQRGLGAVGTPCRLPSIGRSAPSASMNPVASPEGREGHCNSEPTP